CCTGCCTTCtagctttttcttttatcacTTGTTTAGTTAGTCAGATGAAACATAATGGCCAATTCAAAACAtacctatgaatcaaacattaGCATAGTTGCAAATATCTTTTAGTTTCAAATGTTTTCACTGTATTCTTAAATTCTTATCCAACATACATATACTATTGAGGAAGCCTTTAAGCAGTCCCAGATAAAGTCTGAATCATCACAGTGATCCCAAACATACAGCCAGAGTTGTAGCAAACCAACTTCAGCTATGAAAAGATCAAGGAGTTCTGCAATAGATGGTGTGACCACCACAGAGTCCCAATCTCAACATCATGGAGCCAAGACAAAAGTAACTGAGAGGCAGCTGAGACAGCCGGAAAGAAAGATTTCAAATGCTCCAAAATACTCCAACCAGCCTGGTAATgttagacaaaaaaaagtatttagtcTCTTTATATGAAGAAAACAGATTATTAGAAACTGCTCATGACAATAATTTTGAAAACAGCATTACAGCATTTTTAAAACATTAGACCCAGTGActttaaaaagtaaataaactcATAGGGTGAAGCTGGTTGTGTGCTGCGTACTGTTCTGGAGCTCTTGGAGAGGATTGTCAAAAGAAGAATGTTGCACAAGCTTCACAACACAATGAACAACAACACTGTACACCCTCTGAGCAACATAGCGTCTTcagccagaggcttcttcagcacaACTGCAATAAGAATCACTACAGAAAGTCAATCCTGCCCACTGCAATAACTTCACATAATGACAAATCTATATTTCTTTGGGGAAATATGAAGGATAATTCAACTTAACCAAACTAAAAATCATAAATTTGAAGCAAGACCATCTGTGCGGACTTTTGCTGTTTTGGAAAATGATGTTAGAAAAAATGCTGAGGTTTCTAATAGTGTGGTTGCACTTATGAATACATCTACAACCTTTCTCCATGTGAATGcaataattactttttttttatttaaataaaaatcacaatTCCTCAGGTGTATTCACCACCTGCCATGTGTGCCAACAGTTTAGAGATGCTGTTATAGGTTGTATTGaagggtaagaaaaaaaaaatctatttggtGTTTCGAGTAGAGGACTTGTTGGATCTTTAATGCTGCAAGGGGTGTCATACAATCCTGAGTGAAACTGTACATAGTAGAATGTCTAATGATGTCCTCCATTCAAGTCAAACTTCAGAAACTTTCTCACTATGCCAAATGAAAACAATCAGGATGGATGACAGAGCTTTACTAGATGCATGTTATCTTTCACATCAGTTTAGTCATACAATTTCACACAATGGCCTATTAACTGTGACTGATGCTATGTGGAAGCACCATCTCCTAGTAAGAAAGGTAATTTTATTGTGTATGTTTGATTTTTGActtctttcttctgttttttttaaatctttaactcagaacaactttttgttttcagcCCTCGTCATCCATGGAAAGTGTTTATTGACGGAAAATATTTAGAATGAAGACAAACTCTCCAAAGAGCAAAGATAGCCACCACATTGTGTGTGTTAAGTACGTTGTCTCTTTTATTCCCGATCGTGTCCTGGTGGTGGATGCCTCCACACTGAAAGATCAGATTATGGGATTTCCTGTGAGGTTGCAGCCTATTCAGATTTAATTAGAGCAAACCCATTTTTTAAGCCATCTTCTCAGAATTGAGGAGTCTTTCAAATATTTCAGCCAACGGACCAATACACatacaaacagacaaaacaaaaatcactGATCCATGGTCACTTTTTTCTCCTAGATCTTCTCTTTTTACTTATTCTAAGGCATGGCTACAATCAAATGAGAAAAAGGTTCTGTGCATTTCAGAACTTTGGTATTcaattgttttttaaactcGATCAAATGTCGTCCCAAAGTAGTAGAGGCTGAAGGAAGAGACCAGCTGTTCCCAGGATACACACGAGGATAAAAACCCACAGGAAGATCCTGTCGATAACCATAGCAACATACTTCCAGTCATCCTGAACCTGTGAGAGGATCACAGTAAGGCATTTTTGGTGTTAAAGTGACATTTTCGTTGTTTCCTTGACAGCAAGTTGCCCAATAAATATTCAGAATACAAACATAGCATATAAACATACATATTTAGAATATCTCCTCACCTCTTTTGCTTCATTCTGTAATCTCATGTTCTCTGCTATGTATTTAACACTCTCGATGGCCTCCCTGACCTCAGGGGAGAGCGGCAAAAGGGCCATTATACCTCCATCCAGAGACTCAGAGCTGGAGCACTGACTCTCCCCTCCGACCCCAGCAGCACCGCCACCGGTGAGGGTCCCCAGGCTACCGAGTCCTCCGCTCCCTCCTCCAGAGTCTAAAGGCAGTTTGCCAGATCTCTTTTGCCAACAACAGTTGCACCGCCCTTCGCAGCACAAGAAGCCCGAGCAAGCACATTTGGCTGAATCTCCGCTCAAACTATTGAGATTGGAGAGCTCTGTGTTGTTAAAATGGTGCTGGCGGTTTGTAAGGCTCGACACCACACTGGAGGCAAGAGCCTGCGGCTTGTGCTGCTTTTGTTGGGTACCTGACGAATGAACGGCGCAGGTTCTCGAATGCATCGCTTGAACACTGCCAGCCACGGTCACCTTCTCCGGGTCCCTCTCTGGCCTGGTCATGAACATCACTCTAGGCAGCATTCCCAAGAACACACTCCGTACCCAGCAGGGCATGGTGTGCGTCTTTGGTGTGCGGTAATGGACATTCAACACAAAAACAGTAATGACAATAGAGAGGGTGACAAAAATCATGGTGAAGAGGAGGTACTCGCCAATCAGAGGAATGACGAGCGAGGTGGAAGGAATGGTCTCTGTAATGACGAGGAGGAAGACAGTCAAAGACAGCAGGACGGAGATACACAATGTGACTTTCTCACCACAGTCAGAGGGCAGATAGAAGACAAGCACTGTGAGGAAGGAGATGAGGAGGCAGGGGATGATCATGTTGACAGTGTAGAAAAGAGGCAGGCGGCGGATGTATAAAGAGTATGTGATATCTGTGTAGATCTCCTCACAGCAGTTGTACTTGATGTCATGTTTGTAGCCAGGAGCATCAATTATCGTCCATTCACCAGTCTCCCAGAAGTCCTTGAGGTTGATAGTTGAGCCAATCA
This Odontesthes bonariensis isolate fOdoBon6 chromosome 1, fOdoBon6.hap1, whole genome shotgun sequence DNA region includes the following protein-coding sequences:
- the chrna3 gene encoding neuronal acetylcholine receptor subunit alpha-3, whose amino-acid sequence is MNGRFWFIFPCCLFLLYLLSGGTCSEAEHKLFSVIFSNYNQYIRPVENVSDPVIVQFEVSMSQLVKVDEINQIMETNLWLRHIWNDYKLKWNPKDFGGVEFIRVPSDRIWKPDIVLYNNAVGDFQVDDKTKALLRYNGDVTWIPPAIFKSSCKIDVTYFPFDYQNCTMKFGSWTYDKAKIDLVLIGSTINLKDFWETGEWTIIDAPGYKHDIKYNCCEEIYTDITYSLYIRRLPLFYTVNMIIPCLLISFLTVLVFYLPSDCGEKVTLCISVLLSLTVFLLVITETIPSTSLVIPLIGEYLLFTMIFVTLSIVITVFVLNVHYRTPKTHTMPCWVRSVFLGMLPRVMFMTRPERDPEKVTVAGSVQAMHSRTCAVHSSGTQQKQHKPQALASSVVSSLTNRQHHFNNTELSNLNSLSGDSAKCACSGFLCCEGRCNCCWQKRSGKLPLDSGGGSGGLGSLGTLTGGGAAGVGGESQCSSSESLDGGIMALLPLSPEVREAIESVKYIAENMRLQNEAKEVQDDWKYVAMVIDRIFLWVFILVCILGTAGLFLQPLLLWDDI